Proteins found in one Labeo rohita strain BAU-BD-2019 chromosome 11, IGBB_LRoh.1.0, whole genome shotgun sequence genomic segment:
- the dido1 gene encoding death-inducer obliterator 1 isoform X3, with product MLTKPTPVSEEVKDQNDQGDVSEDKVEDPDKSTKPSREFKKTWGFRRTTIAKREIPGEMAAETPEGKGAPVRRSGRQAKRTDKLEEFLVTVKRGRGTGRRSCPSRLEGGDPPSQTPTDAETASEASFDGNADAKIEEQKAASPEKKKRGRGRTRRPVKPKTSVGSVSDDGSSENEEKAAGEVTKDTQEQVETVAGAEDGKDVEAKEELVKDVVMKEEDGEEECNKNKEKTSNESINRRPTRAVSKDAKRDTKAKVGAKLRNEKKEEDDDDEDDDEETSSSESDSDGYDPNALYCICRQKHNKRFMICCDRCEEWFHGDCVGISEARGRLMERNGEDYVCPNCYTQKGQFSKAGPSTAAAENGKRPPAGLRKSETSLATPSSTAAATTEEKASDDLGIKGRIEKATNPSGKKKIKIFQPQVTAVEGSSLPKCIGPGCERDALPDSVYCGNDCILRHAAAAMKTITTDGKDSKQKERGRPKAQKKTTNKSPNKRKSVRERRSSNQGEEEESESGTEEDDDDDDEDKHAEEHPPPPAMSSWSSDHNYIAVTPEKTTPISASVLNKTSAPKDKEKEDNEEVKTEKETASADKKPPALNVVPKGGKKSPGSKGTKAATAATSPLPKGKPTITPLSSGRELRKQPVPIQGKAKKPGPPPPPIPVLSPPGGPGSRHHVSGALRVSKSTFTIPKKQPQAGQKESAEPGPSPTARTPPSPVSSTQHLAPKPTQPAAPPAPPQPPPNNQMRSNIRRSLTDILYKRVSDSDDLSMSENEVGKLAVSIEKEMFNLYMNTDNKYKNKYRSLMFNLKDPKNKGLFYRVVGGEISPFRLVRLSPEELLSKEMSDWRKSEISESLDMSGRSQSGQHKSGSRQESAPPDVDMEEAPPMSDGDVCMPATSQSPHLASAADSQEDTRPTSAPVSTGKGSSMPDIFSSMLKDTTAEHRAHLFDLNCKICTGQKLADDEPPSKKSKMSVPKKPEPSFKSKSELRPSKSPAEPPQASSLSGLETPLPDSTSVMEDPSSVFPVVQVPVAAAVPAVSSVTITRRDPRTAGHRSSVPQIVPDVVVPAVAANVPVSVEPVVVEAKGPLPMPPPAPTSIPRPVVPKSSSYGSSTTSASETTPEGETALFLSGQEMMWKGFINMHSVAKFVTKAYMVSGSFEHIKEDLPDTIHIGGRISPHTVWDYVGKLKTSLSKELSLIRFHPATEEEEVAYVSLFSYFSSRKRFGVVANSNKRIKDLYLIPLSSKDPLPAKLLPFDGPGLEPARPNLLLGLLICQKDKKRPGAPLENEEKRSKTLRDDETGLPKPSTASKSEIKQDKVHRSSLDAISTTPPGTPPPLSASESSSSVPSVFSILSSVKAPGVSTSTGSNSPSSNVSAASTASSTPLQTILKTLFGKKKQDSDVSLSPSDQSAVDVSVPSVSLLDPIVQQFAITKGKEVEVQDDRPYDPEEEYDPAVGYGTENTHDTTKVPAAVKQAEVTSVMDDVAYDPEDDSLFDEVGVDPSTKKLTEEKQVDEQKHEEPVHQQIPETLISQPVTSLLANSQLLQLGKKVEELVAKSSAAPVINQRRDPRQSRDPRQAAASRRQTCDSTEAEEEASLTTDKPSPQQGTVTETSPTQASTVADTQTAQPDSTEDASVEEPYATTDIPVLQVTATLDSVQPAIQHPEASQSEEGGESEEESKSEELPFLDTKGTEVSIPLLGEKIDPELVESYMEKEPEEEPKTKNEPIESEIKSFEEVWPNSASILKAEQVSSIGQTVSKADQTSSIGQPIETTATTYYNISTISTSSTSLHSGVPQDVIQDNSSYMDSHSSHIQHIPTTNPANIPPPMSFPPPIGPPPILGPPPLQGPPPITVPPPMHLPPPMSAPPPMQIPPMQGPPPPLGDKDHSPYPPPASYPPFQNQWGSNSQFDAAPRGPPPPNFTPRGPPPFQPLGQRVPPPQIFDNSINSIPQHIGPRGPPPGPLPPGPPPSFDGQRFNGPPPPFNFSAPRGPPPPFPGPPPNHFDNRAPPPSHFPGPRGPPPIHNIGDHGPPSNMSRGPADQFEDGGNAYHQGIEKPQIPSQGPPFRGPLPNHFDGRRGPPGPSGEMSGQRFPPPNQFRGSPQHRGSFEEPRGTSSQDFERHRGPSMQQFGGPRGPPPGHYDKEPVGQPTRFNYNDDTPSDVRDVRPVRGPLLPTPPEGPIPIPGRIGGHSPDSHRDDHWRRHSPEMRRRRDSEPHNRPSRFDGGSRDRDASSRLSEERQRDLSEDRRRDREREGGHREGGRSWGWNREHEYDRGRERDRERDRSRERDRERGRSRERDREHSRERDRSRGRESDRHRDGDGDKRRDRDRDRDRGREREQDRKDHDRDRAKNRDRERDRDRDRDSRDRRRERSRSRERERGKDRDRRDRDRERDKDRGKEKDRDRRDRSRSKEKKDDKKERSDSSRAKSTESENPS from the exons AACCAACACCGGTCTCGGAAGAAGTCAAAGATCAAAACGACCAAGGTGATGTTAGTGAAGACAAAGTAGAGGACCCTGACAAATCCACAAAGCCCTCACGTGAGTTTAAGAAGACTTGGGGCTTTCGTCGGACTACAATTGCTAAGAGGGAAATCCCTGGAGAAATGGCAGCGGAGACACCAGAGGGCAAAGGCGCCCCGGTGCGTCGCAGCGGCAGGCAGGCGAAGCGCACGGACAAACTGGAAGAGTTTCTAGTCACTGTGAAGCGAGGAAGAGGAACGGGAAGGAGAAGTTGTCCCTCACGACTCGAGGGAGGAGATCCTCCGTCCCAAACCCCAACCGATGCCGAAACGGCCTCCGAAGCCAGCTTTGACGGAAATGCAGATGCTAAAATTGAGGAACAGAAAGCGGCCTCAccagagaaaaagaaaaggggTCGGGGAAGGACGCGGAGGCCGGTGAAGCCTAAAACTAGTGTGGGATCGGTGAGTGACGACGGCAGCTCTGAAAACGAAGAAAAGGCTGCCGGCGAGGTAACGAAGGACACTCAGGAACAAGTTGAGACTGTGGCCGGTGCTGAAGATGGAAAGGATGTGGAAGCAAAAGAGGAACTTGTGAAGGATGTGGTGATGAAAGAAGAGGATGGTGAGGAGGAGTGTAATAAGAACAAAGAGAAGACCTCAAACGAATCCATAAATAGACGTCCTACTAGAGCAGTCAGTAAAGACGCCAAAAGAGACACTAAAGCCAAAGTAGGAGCGAAGCTCCGCAACGAGAAGAAAgaagaggatgatgatgatgaagacgATGACGAAGAGACCTCGTCCAGTGAGTCTGACAGTGATGGTTATGACCCTAATGCACTTTACTGCATCTGCAGGCAGAAACACAACAAAAG GTTTATGATCTGCTGCGATCGCTGTGAGGAGTGGTTTCATGGCGACTGCGTTGGCATCTCTGAGGCACGTGGCCGACTGATGGAAAGAAACGGAGAGGACTATGTCTGTCCGAACTGCTACACACAGAAGGGACAGTTTTCCAAGGCTGGTCCCTCCACAGCAGCTGCAGAGAATGGCAAACGGCCACCAGCTGGCCTTCGTAAAAGTGAGACTAGCCTTGCTACACCATCTAGCACTGCTGCAGCCACCACGGAGGAGAAAGCTTCTGATGACCTGGGCATCAAGGGCAGGATCGAGAAGGCTACCAATCCTAgtgggaaaaagaaaataaagattttCCAGCCG CAGGTGACTGCAGTCGAAGGATCTTCCCTTCCCAAGTGCATCGGCCCTGGCTGTGAGAGAGATGCGCTCCCTGACTCCGTCTACTGCGGAAACGACTGCATACTCCGACACGCCGCTGCCGCCATGAAGACCATCACCACGGATGGAAAGGACTCTAAACAGAAAGAGAGGGGCAGGCCCAAAGCACAGAAAAAGACCACAAATAAATCACCAAATAAG AGGAAATCCGTACGGGAAAGGAGGTCGTCTAACCAAGGGGAGGAGGAGGAGTCCGAATCTGGGACTGAGGAAGATGACGACGACGACGATGAAGACAAGCATGCAGAGGAGCATCCGCCGCCACCAGCCATGTCATCCTGGTCCAGTGACCATAATTACATTGCAGTAACGCCAGAAAAGACTACACCCATATCAGCATCTGTGTTAAACAAAACGT CTGCcccaaaagacaaagaaaaggaGGACAATGAAGAAGTAAAGACAGAGAAGGAAACAGCTTCCGCTGACAAGAAGCCTCCGGCTTTAAATGTTGTTCCCAAAGGCGGGAAGAAGTCTCCTGGCTCCAAGGGGACAAAGGCAGCTACTGCTGCCACCTCCCCTCTTCCCAAAGGCAAACCAACTATTACACCTTTAAGCAGTGGAAGAGAGTTAAGGAAACAGCCTGTACCCATACAGGGCAAAGCAAAAAAGCCAGGACCTCCCCCACCACCGATTCCGGTTTTATCACCTCCAGGCGGCCCTGGATCTCGCCACCATGTCTCTGGAGCGCTCCGCGTAAGCAAAAGCACCTTTACTATCCCCAAAAAGCAGCCGCAGGCTGGGCAAAAGGAGTCAGCAGAGCCTGGTCCCTCTCCAACCGCTAGAACCCCACCTTCACCAGTGTCGTCCACCCAGCACTTGGCCCCTAAACCAACCCAACCtgctgcacctcctgctcctcCACAGCCACCACCCAACAACCAGATGAGATCCAACATCAGACGATCTCTGACTGATATCCTGTATAAgag GGTCAGTGACAGTGATGATCTCTCCATGTCTGAGAATGAAGTGGGAAAGTTGGCTGTCAGCATTGAGAAGGAGATGTTTAACCTTTATATGAACACTGACAACAAGTACAAGAACAAGTACAGGTCTCTTATGTTCAATCTAAAGGATCCCAAAAACAAg GGCCTATTCTATCGTGTGGTTGGTGGCGAGATCAGTCCTTTCAGGTTAGTGAGACTGAGTCCAGAAGAGCTTCTTTCCAAAGAGATGTCCGACTGGAGGAAATCAGAGATCTCTGAG AGTCTGGATATGAGCGGGAGATCCCAGTCAGGACAGCACAAAAGTGGATCTAGACAGGAGAGTGCTCCCCCAGATGTGGACATGGAGGAAGCTCCTCCCATGTCTGATGGAGATGTATGTATGCCTGCCACTTCCCAATCTCCCCACTTGGCTTCTGCTGCT GACTCCCAGGAGGACACACGGCCCACTTCTGCACCAGTGTCTACTGGGAAAGGCAGTTCAATGCCAGATATCTTCAGTAGTATGTTGAAAGACACTACAGCAGAGCACAGGGCTCATCTCTTTGACCTTAACTGCAAGATCTGTACAG GCCAGAAGTTGGCAGATGATGAACCACCGTCTAAAAAATCGAAAATGTCTGTGCCTAAAAAGCCAGAGCCATCTTTTAAGTCTAAATCGGAGCTGAGACCATCTAAATCCCCTGCTGAACCCCCTCAAGCTTCCTCTCTTTCTGGTCTTGAGACACCCTTGCCTGATTCCACATCTGTGATGGAGGATCCAAGCAGTGTATTTCCTGTGGTTCAGGTCCCAGTCGCTGCCGCCGTACCTGCAGTCTCTTCGGTTACAATAACTCGGAGGGATCCACGTACTGCTGGTCATCGCTCGTCTGTACCTCAGATAGTTCCTGATGTTGTTGTTCCTGCTGTGGCAGCAAATGTTCCTGTCTCTGTTGAACCTGTGGTTGTGGAAGCAAAGGGTCCTTTGCCTATGCCTCCTCCTGCCCCAACATCTATACCCAGACCTGTAGTCCCGAAATCATCTTCTTATGGCTCCAGTACTACCAG TGCGTCAGAGACCACTCCTGAGGGTGAAACCGCTTTGTTCTTGTCTGGACAAGAGATGATGTGGAAAGGATTCATAAACATGCATTCTGTTGCCAAGTTTGTCACAAAAGCCTACATGGTGTCAGGATCGTTTGAGCATATTAAGGAG gaCTTGCCTGACACTATTCATATTGGTGGTAGAATATCGCCACACACTGTATGGGATTATGTGGGAAAGCTGAAAACTTCTCTGTCAAAa GAGCTCAGTCTCATTCGTTTCCATCCGGCAACTGAAGAGGAGGAGGTGGCGTATGTGTCTCTGTTTTCTTATTTCAGTAGCCGTAAGCGGTTTGGGGTTGTGGCGAACAGCAATAAGCGCATTAAAGACCTTTACCTCATCCCTCTGAGCTCAAAAGACCCACTTCCTGCGAAGCTTCTGCCATTTGATGGACCAG GGCTTGAACCAGCTCGCCCCAATCTCCTTCTGGGGTTGTTAATTTGCCAGAAGGACAAGAAGCGTCCAGGAGCTCCTCTGGAAAATGAGGAGAAACGTTCTAAAACTCTAAGAGATGATGAGACAGGACTTCCAAAACCATCCACTGCTagtaaatctgaaataaaacaggaCAAAGTTCATCGATCTAGTCTGGATGCCATAAGCACAACTCCCCCAGGCACCCCTCCACCCCTCAGTGCCTCAGAGTCTTCAAGTTCTGTCCCCTCTGTGTTTTCAATACTGTCCTCTGTGAAAGCACCTGGTGTTAGCACTAGCACAGGCAGTAATTCTCCATCCTCCAATGTCTCAGCAGCATCTACAGCTTCTTCCACACCACTTCAGACTAtcctaaaaacactttttggtAAGAAGAAGCAAGATTCTGATGTCTCGTTATCACCTTCAGATCAAAGTGCTGTGGACGTCTCTGTGCCTTCTGTGTCCCTGTTAGATCCCATTGTACAGCAGTTTGCAATAACCAAGGGTAAAGAGGTAGAAGTACAGGATGATAGACCATATGATCCTGAGGAAGAATATGACCCAGCTGTTGGCTATGGTACAGAAAATACCCATGATACAACAAAAGTACCTGCCGCAGTTAAGCAAGCAGAGGTCACCTCTGTGATGGATGATGTAGCTTATGACCCTGAGGACGACTCTCTTTTTGATGAAGTTGGGGTTGATCCAAGTACTAAGAAATTAACAGAAGAAAAACAGGTTGACGAACAAAAGCATGAGGAACCAGTTCATCAACAAATACCAGAGACTTTGATTTCTCAGCCTGTTACATCTCTGTTGGCTAACAGTCAACTGCTGCAGCTTGGTAAAAAGGTTGAAGAGCTGGTGGCAAAGAGTTCGGCTGCTCCAGTTATTAACCAGAGAAGAGACCCAAGGCAGAGTAGAGACCCTAGACAGGCAGCTGCAAGTAGAAGACAAACATGTGATTCCACAGAAGCAGAGGAGGAAGCTTCTCTTACTACAGACAAACCATCTCCACAACAAGGTACAGTGACAGAGACATCACCAACACAAGCAAGCACAGTTGCAGATACACAAACTGCACAGCCGGACTCTACCGAGGATGCATCAGTAGAGGAACCTTATGCAACCACAGATATCCCTGTATTGCAAGTCACTGCCACCTTAGATTCAGTGCAGCCTGCCATCCAGCACCCAGAAGCATCCCAGTCTGAGGAAGGGGGCGAGAGCGAGGAAGAAAGCAAGAGTGAGGAGTTGCCTTTTCTTGATACAAAAGGCACAGAAGTTTCTATTCCGTTACTAGGAGAAAAGATTGACCCGGAGTTAGTCGAAAGCTACATGGAAAAAGAGCCTGAAGAGGAACCCAAAACGAAGAATGAACCCATTGAATCCGAGATCAAAAGTTTTGAGGAGGTTTGGCCTAATTCTGCCAGTATTTTAAAAGCTGAACAAGTTTCATCCATCGGACAGACTGTTTCAAAAGCAGATCAGACTTCATCAATTGGGCAGCCTATTGAGACCACTGCAACCACATATTATAACATTTCAACCATCAGTACTTCATCCACATCTTTACACTCAGGAGTGCCACAAGATGTCATCCAAGACAACTCATCTTACATGGATTCTCACAGTTCCCATATACAGCACATACCAACAACAAATCCTGCCAACATTCCACCTCCAATGTCTTTTCCTCCTCCTATTGGTCCTCCACCAATTCTTGGTCCACCTCCCCTGCAAGGCCCACCACCAATCACCGTTCCACCCCCCATGCATCTCCCTCCTCCAATGTCAGCACCCCCGCCAATGCAGATCCCCCCAATGCAAGGTCCACCACCTCCCCTAGGGGATAAAGATCATTCTCCGTATCCACCACCTGCATCGTATCCACCTTTCCAGAATCAGTGGGGTAGCAATTCCCAGTTTGATGCTGCTCCAAGAGGGCCACCTCCTCCAAATTTTACACCAAGAGGACCACCTCCATTTCAGCCATTGGGTCAGAGAGTTCCTCCTCCTCAGATATTTGATAATTCTATAAATTCAATTCCTCAGCATATTGGACCAAGAGGCCCACCTCCAGGGCCTCTACCACCCGGGCCACCTCCAAGCTTTGATGGACAAAGGTTTAATGGGCCTCCACCTCCTTTTAACTTCTCTGCACCCAGGGGCCCACCTCCACCATTTCCTGGTCCCCCTCCAAATCACTTTGATAACAGAGCTCCACCACCATCCCATTTCCCTGGGCCAAGAGGCCCACCTCCAATTCATAACATTGGAGATCATGGTCCTCCATCTAATATGTCAAGAGGGCCTGCTGATCAATTTGAAGACGGTGGAAACGCTTATCATCAGGGAATAGAGAAGCCCCAGATACCTTCACAAGGGCCTCCTTTTAGGGGACCACTGCCAAACCACTTTGATGGACGAAGAGGACCCCCTGGACCTTCAGGTGAAATGTCAGGACAGCGATTTCCACCTCCAAACCAGTTCCGTGGTTCACCTCAACACAGGGGATCATTTGAGGAACCACGGGGAACTTCATCTCAAGACTTCGAAAGGCACCGGGGACCATCAATGCAGCAGTTCGGTGGCCCGAGAGGTCCACCACCAGGACATTATGACAAGGAACCTGTTGGTCAGCCAACACGATTCAACTACAACGATGATACCCCAAGTGATGTTCGAGATGTCAGACCTGTTCGTGGACCTCTGCTTCCAACACCTCCTGAAGGTCCCATCCCAATACCGGGCCGTATAGGTGGACACAGCCCAGACAGCCACCGTGATGACCACTGGAGACGGCACTCCCCTGAAATGAGGAGGCGAAGAGATTCTGAACCACATAACCGTCCAAGTAGATTTGATGGTGGTTCTCGTGACAGAGATGCCTCCTCAAGGTTGTCTGAAGAGAGACAGCGTGATTTGTCTGAAGATAGGAGGAGAGACAGAGAACGAGAAGGTGGTCATCGAGAAGGTGGACGATCATGGGGCTGGAACAGAGAGCATGAGTATGACCGGGGCAGAGAAAGGGACCGTGAAAGAGACCGAAGCAGGGAAAGAGATAGGGAGCGGGGCCGCAGCAGGGAAAGGGACAGAGAACACAGTAGAGAGAGGGATCGCAGTAGAGGCAGAGAGTCTGACCGACATAGAGATGGAGACGGAGACAAGAGGAGGGACCGGGATCGAGACAGAGACCGTGGCAGGGAGAGAGAGCAAGACCGAAAAGACCATGACCGAGACAGAGCAAAgaacagagacagagaaagagaccGTGACCGAGATCGAGACAGCAGAGACAGGAGAAGGGAACGCTCAAGGAGTCGTGAACGGGAACGTGGAAAAGATCGGGACAGAAGAGACCGGGACAGGGAACGGGACAAAGACAGAGGCAaggagaaagacagagacaggCGGGACCGAAGCAGgagcaaagaaaagaaagatgaCAAAAAAGAAAGATCTGACAGCTCAAGGGCGAAGTCTACAGAATCTGAAAACCCATCTTGA